A part of Candidatus Stoquefichus sp. SB1 genomic DNA contains:
- a CDS encoding SGNH/GDSL hydrolase family protein has product MSKRKLKLKVSVKKRLLMIAGCSCFLAVAFIIGSMIFSNDNKSNTKQSVENGNIENKENDITPIEKEDANNIDILAIGNSDLYSAFNPLQLWNEQGYTSFVAAAPKQNMKLSYYMLKEALTVQKPKLLILETDAFFDNREKSDDESYSYIAMKYSYPLFMKSKRWNEIKNESYTADKNFQERMEILKGYYYQTTVVANKKGFSYMSKNDARQDFPSYTKEYLPKIIDLAKENHCQILFICYPSETSWNYVKSNTVNDFAVKNDIPFLDFNTQEYETAFDWNTDSRDGGNHLNYSGAKKMTKYIGNYIQKHFGFKNHQHNSDYNQWNIDYKTFKKKTPKK; this is encoded by the coding sequence ATGAGTAAACGTAAATTAAAATTAAAAGTCAGTGTTAAAAAAAGATTGCTAATGATTGCAGGATGTTCATGTTTTCTGGCTGTCGCTTTTATCATAGGTAGTATGATTTTTTCTAATGATAATAAATCAAATACAAAGCAATCAGTAGAAAATGGCAATATAGAAAATAAGGAAAATGATATAACGCCAATTGAAAAAGAAGATGCTAATAATATTGATATTCTTGCCATTGGAAACAGTGATTTATATAGTGCTTTTAATCCTCTTCAATTATGGAATGAACAAGGATATACATCTTTTGTAGCCGCTGCTCCAAAACAAAATATGAAATTGTCATATTATATGTTAAAAGAAGCTTTAACAGTTCAAAAACCTAAATTATTGATTTTAGAAACAGATGCTTTTTTTGATAATCGTGAAAAGAGTGATGATGAAAGTTATAGTTATATTGCAATGAAATACAGTTATCCTTTATTTATGAAAAGTAAGCGTTGGAATGAAATTAAAAATGAATCATATACTGCTGATAAAAACTTTCAGGAACGCATGGAAATACTGAAAGGATACTACTATCAAACGACAGTAGTTGCTAATAAAAAAGGCTTTTCATATATGAGTAAAAATGATGCCAGGCAAGATTTTCCGTCATATACAAAAGAATATCTTCCAAAAATTATTGATTTAGCGAAAGAAAATCATTGTCAAATCCTTTTTATATGTTATCCTTCAGAGACATCATGGAATTATGTGAAATCGAATACGGTTAACGACTTTGCAGTTAAGAATGATATACCATTTTTAGATTTTAATACCCAAGAATATGAAACAGCGTTTGACTGGAATACAGATTCACGAGATGGTGGAAATCATTTGAATTATTCTGGAGCTAAAAAAATGACGAAATATATAGGGAATTATATTCAAAAACATTTTGGGTTTAAAAATCATCAACATAATAGTGATTATAATCAATGGAATATTGATTATAAGACATTTAAAAAGAAAACTCCAAAAAAATAA
- a CDS encoding glycosyltransferase family 2 protein, translating into MEIPILYLIIPCYNEEDVLPITAPLFLNKINELIEQNKIHSESKIMFINDGSKDKTWQIICDLASQNEHYIGICQSRNRGHQNAVLAGLMESKDFCDITISIDCDGQDDINAMNRMIDEYLSGAEIVYGVRSKRETDTFFKRATAEGFYKLLNWMGAEVVFNHADYRLISSKVLQEFSNFKEVNIFLRGMIPLVGFKSTSVYYERHERIAGESHYPLSKMLSLAFDGITSLSIKPIRIITITGIFISLFSFAMIIYAFISYFHSSVTPGWASTLIIVCFIGGIQLISLGVIGEYVGKIYMETKQRPRYIISDRTTDECHKNSIK; encoded by the coding sequence ATGGAGATACCTATTTTATATCTAATTATACCTTGTTACAATGAAGAAGATGTTTTACCTATAACAGCACCTTTATTTTTAAATAAAATCAATGAACTTATTGAACAAAATAAAATTCATTCTGAAAGTAAAATTATGTTTATAAATGATGGGAGTAAGGATAAAACATGGCAGATTATTTGTGATTTGGCATCACAAAATGAGCATTATATAGGCATATGTCAAAGTAGGAATAGAGGACATCAAAATGCTGTTTTAGCCGGTTTGATGGAGTCGAAAGATTTTTGCGATATTACAATATCAATAGACTGTGATGGACAGGATGATATTAATGCAATGAATAGGATGATAGATGAGTATTTATCAGGTGCTGAAATTGTCTATGGTGTACGCAGTAAAAGAGAAACAGATACTTTTTTTAAAAGAGCAACTGCTGAGGGGTTCTATAAGTTATTAAACTGGATGGGTGCTGAAGTTGTCTTTAATCATGCAGATTATAGATTAATTTCTTCAAAAGTCTTACAGGAGTTTAGTAATTTTAAAGAAGTGAATATTTTTTTAAGAGGAATGATTCCATTGGTAGGTTTTAAAAGTACATCTGTCTATTATGAAAGACATGAACGTATAGCAGGAGAAAGTCATTATCCATTATCTAAAATGCTTTCACTTGCATTTGATGGAATTACAAGTTTAAGTATTAAGCCTATTAGAATAATAACAATTACAGGAATCTTTATCTCACTATTTAGTTTTGCTATGATTATTTATGCCTTCATATCTTATTTCCATAGCAGTGTAACACCTGGTTGGGCGAGTACATTAATTATTGTATGTTTTATTGGTGGCATTCAATTAATTTCATTAGGTGTAATTGGCGAATATGTTGGAAAAATTTACATGGAAACAAAACAGAGGCCACGTTATATTATAAGTGATAGAACAACAGATGAGTGTCATAAAAATAGCATCAAATAA
- a CDS encoding GtrA family protein, with protein MFFGCRLATGVLDIVIMYISVDILGFNGLIMKCVSNVIVIVANYVASKLMIFK; from the coding sequence ATCTTTTTTGGATGTCGATTAGCAACTGGTGTTTTGGATATAGTGATTATGTATATAAGTGTTGATATATTAGGGTTTAATGGCTTGATTATGAAATGTGTGTCTAATGTAATAGTGATTGTTGCTAATTATGTGGCTAGTAAATTGATGATTTTTAAATAA
- the pyrF gene encoding orotidine-5'-phosphate decarboxylase, whose translation MSESRICIALDFQTKAEVENFLDQFENEKLYVKVGMELFYGEGIEMIKAIKKRGHQIFLDLKLHDIPNTVKSAMKQLAKLDVDMVNVHASGSIAMMKAAIEGLNEGAVNGKRPLCIAVTCLTSLDQEVLDNELLIHEALDDVVLKWAQNAKAAGLDGVVCSPLESKNIHEQLGDDFLTVTPGIRLASDSVNDQKRVTTPAMAKEMTSSYIVVGRTITRAENPVETYHEVYRQFQGE comes from the coding sequence ATGAGCGAAAGTCGAATTTGTATTGCTTTAGATTTTCAAACAAAGGCAGAAGTAGAAAACTTTTTGGATCAGTTTGAAAATGAGAAACTTTATGTAAAAGTTGGAATGGAACTTTTTTATGGTGAAGGAATTGAAATGATTAAGGCTATTAAAAAGAGAGGTCATCAGATTTTCTTAGATTTAAAACTACATGATATTCCTAATACTGTTAAAAGTGCTATGAAACAACTGGCTAAATTGGATGTTGATATGGTTAATGTTCATGCGTCTGGAAGTATTGCAATGATGAAAGCAGCAATTGAAGGATTAAATGAAGGTGCAGTCAATGGAAAAAGACCATTATGCATTGCTGTTACTTGCTTAACATCATTGGATCAGGAAGTGCTAGATAACGAATTATTAATTCATGAAGCATTAGATGATGTTGTTTTAAAATGGGCTCAAAATGCAAAAGCAGCTGGATTAGATGGTGTTGTTTGTTCGCCATTAGAGTCAAAAAATATTCATGAACAGTTAGGTGATGATTTCTTAACTGTGACACCTGGTATAAGATTAGCAAGTGATAGTGTCAATGATCAAAAACGTGTAACGACACCAGCGATGGCAAAAGAAATGACATCAAGTTATATTGTTGTTGGAAGAACAATTACAAGAGCGGAAAATCCAGTTGAGACATATCACGAAGTTTATAGACAATTTCAAGGAGAATAA
- the pyrE gene encoding orotate phosphoribosyltransferase, whose protein sequence is MERKIAKDLLDIEAVFLRPNEPFTWASGIKSPIYCDNRLTLSYPKVRKDIEEGLATLIKQNYPECECLMGTATAGIAHAALAADILDLPMGYVRGGAKSHGRNNRIEGLVKPGMKVVVVEDLISTGGSSLECVDALREAGCEVIGMVAIFTYGLPKATINFEAKDCSFYTLTNYETLVEVAVENNYIQKGDLEKLKAWKKDPSDESWMNK, encoded by the coding sequence ATGGAAAGAAAAATTGCAAAAGATTTATTAGATATTGAGGCAGTATTTTTAAGACCAAATGAGCCTTTTACTTGGGCTTCAGGTATTAAGTCACCTATTTACTGTGATAATCGTTTAACATTATCATATCCAAAAGTAAGAAAAGATATTGAGGAAGGTTTAGCTACATTAATTAAACAAAATTATCCTGAATGCGAATGCTTGATGGGAACAGCAACTGCTGGGATTGCTCATGCAGCATTAGCAGCTGATATTTTAGATTTGCCTATGGGATATGTTCGTGGTGGAGCTAAATCTCATGGTAGAAATAATCGAATTGAAGGTTTAGTAAAACCAGGAATGAAAGTTGTTGTTGTAGAAGATTTGATTTCTACAGGTGGTTCTTCTCTTGAGTGTGTCGATGCTTTAAGAGAAGCTGGATGTGAAGTTATTGGAATGGTTGCTATATTTACATATGGCTTACCTAAAGCAACTATAAATTTTGAGGCTAAAGATTGTTCTTTTTATACATTGACAAATTATGAGACACTTGTTGAAGTGGCAGTGGAGAACAATTATATACAAAAGGGTGATTTAGAAAAATTAAAAGCTTGGAAAAAAGATCCTAGTGATGAATCATGGATGAATAAATAG
- a CDS encoding ABC transporter permease yields MFKSIKYVLHENFTNLFRIYSISKYELIADMRDSKLGMFWNFANPIIQVLTYWFVFGIILEKKAVSHIPYIYWMLGGMVVWFFISPCITNGCNAIFSKVNVITKMKFPVSILPATVILKELFNHVCLMLIVFVLFIFGGYYPSIHWIGLIYYMFCAAIFSISLSMTTSVLNMLARDTRKLVLACMRLLLYLTPILWSIPTKLPHFAQLILKMNPIYYVVQGYRDCFFFHKGLWAYHNSMIAFWVITFVLFAFGSCMMYKFKHKFIDMI; encoded by the coding sequence ATGTTTAAGAGTATTAAATATGTCTTACATGAAAATTTTACAAATTTATTTAGGATTTATTCTATTTCAAAATATGAATTAATTGCAGATATGCGTGATTCAAAATTAGGAATGTTCTGGAATTTTGCTAACCCTATTATTCAAGTATTAACTTATTGGTTTGTTTTTGGAATTATCTTAGAAAAAAAGGCAGTAAGTCATATTCCTTATATATATTGGATGTTGGGTGGTATGGTTGTCTGGTTTTTCATTTCTCCTTGTATTACAAACGGTTGTAATGCAATTTTTTCAAAAGTAAACGTGATTACAAAAATGAAATTTCCAGTCAGTATTCTACCAGCCACTGTTATTTTAAAGGAATTGTTTAATCACGTCTGCTTGATGCTAATTGTATTTGTTCTTTTTATTTTTGGTGGATACTACCCAAGTATTCATTGGATTGGACTTATTTATTATATGTTTTGCGCAGCTATTTTCTCAATATCATTATCAATGACAACATCTGTTTTAAATATGTTAGCACGTGATACAAGAAAACTTGTTTTGGCTTGTATGCGATTACTATTATATTTGACACCAATTTTATGGTCGATTCCAACGAAATTACCACATTTTGCTCAATTGATTTTAAAAATGAATCCTATTTATTATGTGGTTCAAGGATATCGAGATTGTTTTTTCTTTCATAAGGGATTATGGGCATATCACAATTCTATGATAGCCTTTTGGGTAATTACTTTTGTTTTATTTGCGTTTGGTAGTTGTATGATGTATAAATTCAAACACAAATTTATTGATATGATTTAG
- a CDS encoding ABC transporter ATP-binding protein, producing MEKQYAIEFKNVSKIYSLKSKDKKHSSNKRFYALKNISFQIPKGEVVGILGTNGSGKSTMSIILAGISEVDEGEMIVNGEQALIAINTGLNQQLTGLENIELKGALLGLTKKRIKEITEGVIEFAEIGDFLYQPVKKYSSGMKSRLGFSINLCLNPDILIVDEALSVGDKGFAQKCINKMKELKNEGKTIVFISHSLPQVRDFCDTAMWIEGGMLKEYGTIDEVCDHYAEYVDYYNSLDNAGKKKERDDKFEKRIILNSKANKGFFSRIFG from the coding sequence ATGGAAAAACAATATGCTATTGAATTCAAAAATGTTTCAAAAATATATAGTTTGAAATCTAAAGATAAAAAACATTCTAGTAATAAACGATTTTATGCTTTAAAGAATATCAGTTTTCAAATTCCTAAAGGTGAGGTTGTTGGTATTTTAGGAACAAATGGTTCTGGGAAATCAACAATGTCTATTATTTTAGCTGGTATTAGCGAAGTAGATGAAGGAGAAATGATTGTTAATGGTGAACAGGCATTAATTGCCATTAATACAGGGTTGAATCAGCAATTAACTGGATTAGAGAATATTGAACTTAAAGGTGCTTTATTGGGACTAACAAAAAAAAGAATTAAAGAAATTACAGAAGGTGTTATTGAATTTGCTGAAATTGGTGATTTTCTGTATCAACCAGTAAAAAAATATTCAAGTGGTATGAAGTCACGTTTGGGTTTCTCTATTAATTTATGTTTGAATCCTGATATTTTAATTGTTGATGAGGCATTATCTGTTGGAGATAAAGGATTTGCACAAAAATGTATAAATAAGATGAAAGAATTAAAGAATGAAGGTAAAACCATCGTATTTATTTCGCATTCATTACCTCAAGTTAGAGATTTTTGTGATACAGCTATGTGGATTGAAGGTGGAATGCTTAAAGAATATGGCACTATTGATGAGGTTTGTGATCATTATGCTGAATATGTGGATTATTATAATTCATTAGATAATGCTGGAAAGAAAAAAGAACGTGATGATAAATTTGAAAAAAGAATTATTTTGAATTCTAAAGCTAACAAAGGATTTTTTTCTAGAATATTTGGTTAG
- the tagD gene encoding glycerol-3-phosphate cytidylyltransferase: protein MKRVITYGTFDLFHIGHLNILKRAKELGDYLVVAVSSDAFNAIKGKKCAIPDSERMAIVEAIKYVDEVIPENSWEQKINDIKEHNIDIFVMGSDWEGKFDYLNEYCEVVYLPRTDGISTTKIKKDLKLK from the coding sequence ATGAAGAGAGTTATTACCTATGGAACATTTGATTTGTTTCATATTGGTCATTTGAATATATTAAAACGTGCTAAAGAACTTGGTGATTATTTAGTTGTTGCTGTTTCTAGTGATGCATTTAATGCTATTAAAGGAAAGAAATGTGCAATTCCTGATTCTGAAAGAATGGCCATAGTTGAGGCTATAAAGTATGTTGATGAAGTGATCCCTGAAAATTCATGGGAACAAAAAATTAATGATATTAAGGAGCATAACATTGATATTTTTGTTATGGGAAGTGATTGGGAAGGTAAGTTTGATTATCTAAATGAGTATTGTGAGGTCGTTTATCTTCCAAGAACAGATGGAATAAGTACTACAAAAATAAAAAAGGATTTGAAATTGAAATAA
- a CDS encoding bifunctional glycosyltransferase/CDP-glycerol:glycerophosphate glycerophosphotransferase yields MSNIKVSVVVPIYNVEEYLDECLLSLKKQTLKDIEVLMIDDGSLDHSADIAKRYERDNAHFHYFYKENGGLGNARNYAIPYVKGDYLIFLDSDDIVPEDAYEKMYNLAVKTNNDIIIGNVKRFNSTSVFDSPLHKKVFDDDYEHTHILDNPNLVYDTTSWNKLFKTSFYQENHFQFPEKILYEDIPVTIPAHFKANSVGVITDVCYLWRTRDGVSKSITQNRTDIKNFTDRIKIMDMVNNFYENNVTDPTALLMKDYKWLDVDLKLYINQFVDASEEYRKIALKEINRYLDNIDPKAFELLRAIDKMKYYYIHQNNVAQLLKLLDYQKTTFKSLSIKKTANGYIGDFPMKDIPSSLKNMTKELEFYPMIQAVQKVNFINSELLVDCLFYIARLKKQDEFSVKAFLYSRDKNEKVEIKIEKKPSHYLTSKRGYRFNRKPLKVTKYNYDNCAYRITIDLTNPQILNMLDGNTLILIEYGHTFIHKEFFLGKADEYSSNLIQSHYVNNMLVRTHLINDGNFQIICSKDITFVDNLEVNDGVIQFPESSDQYYIGDDKKLVFSVKDSHPVFPLKDVPIGTNYIYAYHKFSSHHVHSKLKPISFQKDNHIYFIENDKNGYLRISVHASQVYVSKFKINGASVQFEVYLPKMIQNLKLVLENTKYNYKTTFDAYKMETHSDYITIQYIIDFHNPEAIQNIALGNYLFYLEDTPSSIYALYFPTEVYKNVIKENEREIKFQIIDNQLSMEVKHFWKKYENSPRKRRLIKKYVYPVLRKLPIKKKCIIFEGWWGEKYHCNPRYLYEYIDKNHPEFECVWLLNDKYIPVLGNAKRVRRKGLKYYYYLAVGKYFVNNVNFHDEYEKRNGQIEIQTMHGTPLKTLGLDVPGELDDPILRENFLRRRSRWNYLVVQSEKASEITASCYAFHKEFLRTGYPRNDILFEKNNPNDIQQLKRKMGIPENKKVIMYAPTWRKRNYFEMHLDLEDMKKAFGDEYILILRIHPFAYPGFHKNMINDFVYNFSTYSSVEELYLVSDIVITDYSSVMFDYTILNRPIFFFTYDLKEYRDYLRGFNFDFESEAPGPLLESYADVKEAIINVKEVSVKYDSALQNFRNKFNEYETGNASQKIFDIVFKE; encoded by the coding sequence ATGAGTAACATTAAGGTTTCAGTTGTTGTTCCAATTTATAATGTTGAAGAATATCTAGATGAGTGTTTATTGTCTTTGAAGAAACAGACTCTCAAAGATATTGAAGTTTTGATGATTGATGATGGGTCATTAGATCATTCTGCAGATATTGCAAAAAGGTATGAACGTGATAATGCTCATTTCCATTATTTTTATAAAGAAAATGGAGGATTAGGTAATGCACGTAATTATGCTATTCCTTATGTTAAAGGAGATTATCTGATTTTTCTTGATTCCGATGATATTGTTCCTGAAGATGCATATGAAAAAATGTATAATTTGGCTGTAAAGACAAACAACGATATAATTATAGGAAATGTAAAGAGATTCAATTCTACATCTGTATTTGATTCTCCATTGCATAAAAAGGTTTTTGATGATGATTATGAGCATACCCATATATTAGATAATCCAAATCTTGTTTATGATACAACATCTTGGAATAAATTGTTTAAAACTTCTTTTTATCAGGAAAATCATTTTCAGTTTCCTGAAAAAATACTCTATGAAGATATCCCTGTAACTATTCCAGCTCATTTTAAAGCAAATTCGGTAGGAGTTATCACGGATGTTTGTTATTTATGGCGTACGCGTGATGGTGTGAGTAAATCAATAACACAAAATAGAACTGACATTAAGAATTTTACTGATCGTATTAAAATAATGGATATGGTTAATAATTTTTATGAAAATAATGTCACAGATCCAACTGCGTTATTAATGAAAGATTATAAATGGCTTGATGTTGATTTAAAGCTTTATATTAATCAATTTGTTGATGCAAGTGAAGAATACCGAAAAATTGCTTTAAAAGAAATTAATCGTTATTTAGATAATATTGATCCTAAAGCTTTTGAGTTATTAAGAGCAATTGATAAAATGAAATATTATTATATTCATCAAAATAATGTGGCGCAATTATTAAAATTATTAGATTATCAAAAAACAACATTTAAATCACTATCTATTAAAAAAACAGCTAATGGATATATTGGGGACTTTCCAATGAAGGATATTCCTTCTTCTTTAAAAAATATGACAAAGGAATTGGAATTTTATCCAATGATTCAGGCAGTTCAAAAAGTTAATTTTATTAATAGTGAATTACTTGTAGATTGTTTGTTTTATATAGCAAGACTTAAGAAACAAGATGAGTTTAGTGTTAAGGCTTTTTTATATAGTCGAGATAAAAATGAAAAAGTTGAAATCAAAATAGAAAAAAAACCATCTCATTATTTGACAAGTAAGAGAGGTTATCGTTTTAATCGTAAACCTTTAAAGGTAACCAAATATAATTATGATAATTGTGCTTATCGTATTACAATTGATTTAACTAATCCACAAATATTAAATATGTTAGATGGAAATACTTTGATTTTAATAGAGTATGGTCACACATTTATACATAAAGAATTTTTCTTAGGAAAAGCTGATGAATACAGTAGTAATTTAATTCAATCACATTATGTGAATAATATGCTGGTAAGAACACATTTAATCAATGATGGTAATTTTCAAATTATTTGTTCAAAAGATATAACTTTTGTAGATAATTTGGAGGTTAATGATGGAGTAATTCAATTTCCTGAATCGTCTGATCAATATTATATAGGTGATGATAAGAAGTTGGTATTTTCAGTAAAAGATTCTCACCCGGTTTTTCCATTAAAGGATGTGCCAATAGGAACAAATTATATATATGCATATCATAAATTCTCTTCTCATCATGTTCATTCAAAATTAAAACCAATAAGTTTTCAAAAAGACAATCATATTTATTTTATTGAAAATGATAAAAATGGTTATCTACGTATTTCAGTGCATGCGTCTCAAGTCTATGTTTCAAAATTTAAAATTAATGGGGCTAGTGTACAATTTGAAGTGTATCTACCAAAAATGATACAGAATTTGAAACTAGTTCTTGAAAATACAAAGTATAATTATAAGACAACTTTTGATGCTTATAAAATGGAAACTCACAGTGATTATATAACAATTCAATATATCATTGATTTTCATAATCCTGAAGCAATTCAAAATATCGCGCTGGGAAATTATTTATTTTATTTAGAAGATACACCTAGTTCTATATATGCTCTCTATTTCCCTACAGAAGTTTATAAAAATGTTATTAAAGAGAATGAAAGAGAAATAAAATTTCAGATTATTGATAATCAGTTATCGATGGAAGTAAAACATTTTTGGAAAAAGTATGAAAATTCGCCTCGTAAAAGGAGACTTATTAAAAAATATGTATATCCAGTTTTGAGAAAACTGCCAATTAAGAAAAAATGTATTATTTTTGAAGGATGGTGGGGTGAAAAATATCATTGTAATCCTCGATATTTATATGAGTATATTGATAAGAATCATCCAGAATTTGAATGTGTTTGGTTATTGAATGATAAATATATTCCGGTTTTAGGAAATGCTAAAAGAGTTAGAAGAAAAGGCTTAAAATATTATTATTATTTAGCAGTTGGAAAATATTTTGTGAATAATGTTAATTTCCATGATGAATATGAGAAGCGAAATGGTCAAATTGAAATTCAAACAATGCATGGTACCCCATTAAAAACATTAGGATTGGATGTTCCAGGAGAATTGGATGATCCTATATTACGTGAGAATTTTTTACGTCGTCGTTCACGCTGGAATTATTTAGTTGTCCAAAGTGAAAAAGCTTCAGAAATAACTGCAAGTTGTTATGCGTTTCATAAAGAATTTTTAAGAACTGGATATCCACGAAATGATATTTTGTTTGAAAAAAATAATCCAAATGATATTCAACAATTAAAAAGAAAAATGGGAATACCTGAAAATAAGAAAGTCATTATGTATGCTCCAACATGGCGTAAAAGAAATTATTTTGAAATGCATTTGGATTTAGAGGATATGAAAAAGGCTTTTGGTGATGAATATATTTTGATTTTAAGAATACATCCATTTGCCTATCCTGGTTTTCATAAGAATATGATTAATGATTTTGTATATAATTTTTCAACTTATAGTAGCGTTGAGGAACTTTATCTAGTTTCTGATATTGTTATAACTGATTATTCATCAGTTATGTTTGATTATACAATATTAAATAGACCAATTTTCTTCTTTACATATGATTTAAAAGAGTATAGAGACTATTTGAGAGGTTTTAATTTTGATTTTGAATCTGAGGCACCTGGTCCATTATTAGAAAGTTATGCAGATGTTAAGGAAGCTATAATCAATGTTAAAGAGGTGAGCGTAAAATATGATTCTGCTTTACAAAATTTTAGAAATAAATTTAATGAGTATGAAACAGGAAACGCTTCTCAAAAAATATTTGATATTGTATTTAAAGAATAA
- a CDS encoding acyltransferase family protein — MKRIDYIDTAKGIATILVILGHLSVTPKIIVNSLYTFHIPLFFLLSGFVLNLDKFSSYKLFILDKIKKIILPYFFLSFFTWLWIYGVRQFPLQITDSALRNLAGIFICAKDTPYYLTLWFIVSLFFAQLLLFICYRLNHGCYMIVKLFIFFCVAVLISKIYHPGWIWALDTVSMATFFVGCGFLMKNYKESILKYLHCKYLFILIPILTIFGYLNFAYHGRQDLFYQNIGNPLFYLLTAFTGIWSALIISKVFEKQKVLKYIGKNSLVFYAFHRPIFVPIAMLIVNILNETKIEIFSLEIIQTMICLLIICFGSAFVSEIIKRFFPFVIGKSKKTQA; from the coding sequence ATGAAACGCATTGATTACATAGATACTGCAAAAGGGATTGCAACAATTCTCGTTATTTTAGGACATCTATCAGTAACTCCAAAAATCATTGTGAATAGTTTATATACATTTCATATACCACTATTTTTTTTACTATCTGGGTTTGTTTTGAACTTAGATAAATTTTCTTCATATAAATTATTTATTTTAGATAAAATCAAAAAAATTATATTGCCTTATTTTTTTCTTTCATTTTTTACATGGTTATGGATATATGGTGTAAGACAGTTTCCTTTGCAAATAACAGATAGTGCTTTACGAAATTTGGCAGGAATCTTTATTTGTGCTAAAGATACTCCTTATTATCTAACATTATGGTTTATAGTCAGTTTATTCTTTGCGCAACTGCTATTGTTTATTTGTTATCGATTAAATCATGGTTGTTATATGATTGTTAAGTTATTTATCTTCTTTTGTGTAGCTGTTTTAATTTCAAAAATCTATCATCCTGGTTGGATTTGGGCATTAGATACTGTTTCAATGGCAACATTTTTTGTGGGGTGTGGTTTTTTAATGAAAAATTATAAAGAAAGTATTTTAAAATATTTACATTGTAAATATTTATTTATTTTGATACCAATACTTACTATTTTTGGTTATCTTAATTTTGCATATCATGGAAGACAAGACTTATTTTACCAAAATATTGGAAATCCACTTTTCTATCTTTTGACTGCTTTTACTGGAATTTGGAGTGCTCTAATTATATCGAAAGTATTTGAAAAACAAAAAGTATTAAAATATATAGGAAAAAATAGTTTAGTTTTCTATGCTTTTCATAGACCAATATTTGTTCCAATTGCAATGCTTATTGTGAATATATTGAATGAGACAAAGATAGAAATTTTTTCTTTAGAAATTATTCAAACAATGATTTGTTTACTTATTATTTGTTTTGGATCAGCATTTGTTTCAGAAATTATTAAAAGATTTTTTCCTTTTGTAATTGGTAAATCTAAAAAAACACAAGCATAA